One stretch of Halodesulfovibrio sp. MK-HDV DNA includes these proteins:
- a CDS encoding MarR family winged helix-turn-helix transcriptional regulator has product MKFNSLESVGMLMVRLGAMFKVEFHARLKPYDVTTEQWALLYCLWKEDGVAQSALAECCNKDLPTVHRILKKLLQKKLVKLRKSSKDGRVSFVFLTENGQALKAPLDELACSLEAQIAGSFSDEELACLKRITLERIEFGE; this is encoded by the coding sequence ATGAAATTTAATAGTCTAGAGTCAGTCGGTATGCTGATGGTTCGATTGGGCGCGATGTTTAAAGTAGAATTCCACGCAAGGTTAAAACCCTACGATGTTACAACAGAACAATGGGCGCTGCTGTATTGCTTGTGGAAGGAGGACGGAGTCGCGCAGTCCGCGTTGGCTGAATGTTGCAATAAAGATTTGCCGACAGTCCATAGGATTCTTAAGAAGTTGCTTCAAAAAAAGTTAGTTAAACTGAGAAAATCCTCGAAAGACGGGAGGGTTTCTTTCGTTTTTTTAACAGAGAATGGGCAAGCGTTGAAAGCTCCCCTTGATGAATTGGCTTGTTCTTTAGAGGCGCAGATTGCGGGAAGTTTCTCAGATGAGGAATTAGCCTGTTTAAAGAGAATTACATTAGAAAGGATTGAGTTCGGCGAATGA